ATGCGCACTTCACCGGCGACCACCGCAAACCCCCGGCCCTGTTCACCCGCGCGGGCCGCCTCCACCGCGGCATTAAGCGCCAGAATATTGGTCTGAAACGCGATACTGTTGATAACGCTGGTAATATCTGAAATTTTGTGCGAGCTGGCGCGGATGTTTTCCATGGTTTCCATGACGCTGTCGCTGATTTTACCGCCTTGCTGCGCAATATCAGCGGCATTCTGCACCAGCCCGCGGGCGTGATGAACATGATCAGTGGTTTGTTTCACGGTGGAGCTGATTTGCTCCATGCTGGCGGCCGTTTGCTGCAAGGCGGCGGCCTGCTGTTCGGTGCGGCTGGAGAGGTCTTCATTCCCTTCCTTGATATGCGAGGTTCCCGAACTGATTTGCGCCGCGCCCTGACGAATGACCTGCACCGTATCACGCAAGCTTTTTTGCAACCGTTTGATATCCGGCACCAGCCTTCCCGCACAGTTCTGACCGAATTCGTCGAATTCGACCCCCAGTTGACCATCGGTCAGTTGCGCCAGATTCGACTTCATCATGCCGATCGGTTTAACCAGATAGTTTTTCAGATAGAACTCGGTAAACAGCAGGAGCAAAAGCCCCGCAATCATTACGCCAATCATCATATTTTGATTATTCCGGTTGTGATTATTCACCAATGGGATCAGCGAGGAAGCCGTCACTTCATCGGTGTATCGCTTAACCTCGTTGCTGAAGGACTGGCTGAGTTGAGGATAAACCGAACGAAATAGCTGACGAAACGCGGTGATATCATTACGCAGCAACGCATTGTTCATTGGCTCAATCACCGACGTCATTAACGACGACCAGGTTTTATTGAGTGAATCCACCGTCGAACGCCCCACGCCGATATGGTCTGACGACATGAAGCTTTCCATCGCGCCACGGACATTGTTTATCGCAACCTGAGCCGTTTCCAGGGATTTCCTGGCATTTTCCGGATCGTCGTTCTGCAAATAATTCATTGCCCGCTCCATATGGGTAACTGATTGAAAACGCTGGTCGTTTCCATGCAGCAACTGCGCATAGGTTTTCTTTTGTAATTCACTTTTATCAAGTAAATTCGAAACCTGATTCAAGGAATAGAAATGAAACCCCGCCGCCACCCCCCAAATAATTAATAGCAAGGCAACGATAATCAGTACCACAACCCTTATGCTGGTATTTTTTAGGAAGCTCATAATAAACTCCGTGGATTTATTCACTACTTCCCAGGCAGGGAAGATACCTGGAATGTATTGACGTCTTGAACATTTCTGTATCGCCCTGGTTCCCCATCCGGCTGAGCAGCGGGAACACACAGACGCGCTGGAATCCCTGATTCAGATACTGACCAAAAGACAGTGGGATAAATTTGAAAACTTATTGATAAGGCAACCGAGAATGTCTTCCCTATTTCAAATACACATAGATTTCGAGATGCGGGAAGGCGGCAACTTGAAAGACAATGGGTATCGCTCCTGCTTATAAAACGATTATAGGCACTAACGGCCATAGGTGAGAAAAACGCAGCCCTTTCATACCAAATTTATTTTATGTTGTTATAAAAAGAGTTTAACCCGTCATCCGCCTGTTACGCGGGCGGTTTAAGTCATAACGATTAGCTTCATCAGTTTTCGTCAAATCTGCCGATTCCCCCCGGCTTGGCCATCGTCACCCTCGACAGCGCGGGTGCAACCTTTGCCACCAACAGATTAAAAATACTTATCATCTAATACATTAGATTACTTACGCCTCTCCTGGCACAAACCCTGCTTTAATTAAAGAAGCGGTGTCGCTGCGCCATGATTTCGACACCATGATGTTTATCTGAACCCAGGTCGGAGAGGATGTCATGAACCGGTTCGTTATTGCAGATTCCAGGAAGTGTATTGGCTGCCGCACTTGCGAAGTCGCCTGTGTGCTGGCTCACGGTGACGGGAAGACGGCGTCGTTATCCCCGGAGCACTTTTCGCCGCGCCTCAAAGTCGTTAAAGGGCTGCACGTCAGCACCACCATTCAGTGCCGCCAATGTGAAGACGCGCCCTGCGCCAATGTCTGTCCGAGCGGCGCCATCATCCATGCCGATGACTGTATTCAGGTCCGGCAGGAAAACTGTATCGGCTGTAAAACCTGCGTGGTGGCGTGCCCTTACGGCGCCATGACCGTGATCAGTAAACCGGTTGCCCGTATCAGTCATCATCAGGTGTTAGGTAACTGTGTGAAAGCCGAAGCGCAGAAGTGCGACCTGTGCGCGGGGCGCGCCGCGGGACCGGCCTGTATCGAGGTTTGCCCGACCAAAGCACTGCATATGATCAGCCATGATGACATTCAGGCCATGATCCAACAAAAGCAACGGCGGGCGGCGTTCGATGAAGCCGCGGGAATGCAGTTCTGAACGGTGCCGCTCAAGGCACGCTGAAGGAGAATAATCATCATGCAGAAAGTGATCACTGTCTGTCCTTATTGCGGATCAGGCTGCAAAATTAACCTGCTGGTTGAAAACGGCAAGGTGGTTGGCGCTGAAGGCGCCAATGGCGTCACCAACGAAGGCGAACTCTGTCTTAAAGGCTATTACGGCTGGGATTTTCTCAACGACACCAAATTGCTGACGCCACGCCTGAAGCAACCGCTGATTCGCCGCCGCAAAGGTGCGCCGTTTGAGGCCGTATCCTGGGATCAGGCCATCGAATTCGCCAGTTCCCGCCTGAAAGCGATTAAAGAGAAATACGGCGCCGAGTCCATCATGCATACCGGGTCATCCCGCGGGCCGGGTAACGAAACCAACTATGTGATGCAGAAATTTGCTCGCGCGGTAACCGGCAATAACAATATCGACTGCTGCGCCCGCGTGTGCCACGGCCCGTCGGTCGCCGGTTTGCAAGTGACGCTGGGCAACGGGGCCATGAGCAACTCCATCTGCGAAATCGAGCATACCGAATGCATTCTGGTATTCGGCTATAACGCCGCCGATTCGCATCCTATCGTTGCCCGCCGCATCCTGAAAGCCAAAGAACGCGGCGCCAAAATCATCGTGTGCGACCCACGCCACATTGAAACCGCACGAATCGCCGATCTGTGGCTGCCGCTGAAAAACGGCTCCAATATGGCGCTGGTCAACGCCTTCGCCAACGTGCTGATCAATGAGGGGCTGTATAATAAGGAGTACGTCGCGCGCCATACCGAAGGGTTTGAAACGTATTGTGAGATCGTCGCCAACTATACGCCGGAATATGTCGCCGCAATCACCGGCCTGGCGCCGGCGCTAATTCGCGATGCCATGCGGATGTACGCCGCCGCGCCTTCCGCCACTATTTTGTGGGGCATGGGCGTGACTCAATGGGGTCAGGGCGTCGACGTGGTGAAAGGTCTGTCCGGTCTGGCATTGCTGACCGGCAATCTGGGCCGTCCGAATGTCGGCGTTGGCCCGGTGCGCGGTCAGAATAACGTGCAGGGCGCCTGCGATATGGGGGCGCTGCCCAATATGTTCCCCGGTTATCAAAACGTCACGGATCACGAAGTCCTGGACAAGTTTGCCAAAGCCTGGGGCGTTACCAGCCTGTCCGACAAAATTGGCTATTCCCTCACCGATGTGCCGCACAAGATCAAAGAAGGCAAAATCAGAGCCAACTACGTGATGGGAGAAGATCCGCTGCAAACCGAACCGGATTTGTCCATGATGCGTCAGGCTTTCAGTGAACTGGAATTGCTGATTGTGCAAGACATTTTTATGACCAAGACCGCGTCGGTGGCGGACGTGATTTTGCCCGCCACCTCATGGGGTGAACACGAAGGCGTTTATTCCGCCGCCGACCGCGGCTTCCAGCGTTTCTATAAAGCGGTCGAACCGCAGGGCGACGTTAAGCCGGACTGGGAAATCATCAGCCTGATGGCGACGGCGCTCGGCTATCCGATGCACTACAACAACACGCAGGAAATCTGGGACGAGCTGCGCCATCTCTGTCCGCTGTATTATGGCGCGACCTACGAAAAAATGGCCGGACTCGGCTATGTGCCGTGGCCGTGCGCCACGGAAGACAGTCCGGGTACGCCGTGGCTGTACGAAGGCAACCAGTTTGACCGTCCCGGCGGCAAAGGTCTGCTGTTCGCCACCGAGTGGCGGCCGCCGATGGAGCTGGTGGATGAGGATTATCCGCTGGTGCTGTGTACCGTACGTGAAGTGGGCCACTATTCCTGCCGTTCGATGACCGGTAACTGCACCGCCTTGCAAACACTGGCGGACGAGCCCGGCTATGTGCAGGTCAACCCGGAGGATGCCGAGAGAATCGGTCTGCGCGATCAGCAACTGACCTGGGTTTCTTCACGCCGCGGCAAAGTCATCACCCGTGTTTCCGTCAGTGAGCGGGTCAACAAGGGCGCGGTTTACATGACCTATCAGTGGTGGATCGGCGCCTGTAATGAACTGACGCTGGATCACCTCGATCCGATTTCCAAAACGCCGGAATACAAATATTGCGCCGTTAGACTGGAAGCCATTGAAGACCAGCAGGCGGCGGAAAATTATGTGCAACAGGAATACAGTGAACTGAAGGCGCGCCTGCGCAGGGCAGCGGAAGAGATAAGCTAAACTCACCATGTGCGGCCACGCGCGGCGTGGCCGCGCTCACTCCATATCCTCAATCGCTTTGACCGAAATCCCCATGCGCTGCATGCGTGACAGCAGCGTGGTTCGCTTCAGGCCAAGTTTGGCGGCGGCGCCTTTTGGCCCGGCGACAATGCCGTTGGTTTCTCTCAATACCCGGATAATACGCTGACGTTCAGACTCATCACCGTCATCTTCCCGCGCCGTTGGCGCAACTGGCGCGTCTTGCACCGCAACCGGGGAGGGTTTCAGGGTTTCCAATGGCGAAAGATCAGGTTGCAGCTCAGCCAACTGCAAATTCAACGTCGTGCCTCTGGTGAGGATCACCGCCCTTTCAATCACGTTTTCCAGCTCTCGCACATTCCCCGGCCAGGGGCGCTTGCTTAACTGACGCAGCATTTCCGACGGAATACTGTCAATCGTCCGATTCATACGCCGCGCAATCTTGCGGGTAAAAAACTTCACCAGCAGCGGAATATCTTCCGGCCGCTCGCGCAGCGGGGGGATCACAATCGGGAACACGTTCAGACGATAATACAGATCGCTGCGGTATTCCCGGTCGGCCACCATCTGTTTCAGATCGCGATTAGTGGCCGCAATCAGACGAACATCTACCGGAATCACCTTGTTTCCCCCTAAGCGTTCAATCTCCCGCTCCTGCAAAACACGCAGCAGTTTAGGCTGCAATTCCAGCGGGATATCGCCTACCTCATCCAGAAACAGCGTACTCTTGTCCGCCAGTTCAAATCGTCCCTGACGCTGGCTTGACGCGCCGGTAAAAGCGCCTTTCTCATGGCCGAACAGATCGCTTTCCAGTAAACCGGACGGAATCGCCGCACAGTTCATTTTCACCATACGGTGCGCGTTTCTCGGACTCAGGCGGTGAATCGCGCGCGCGATCAGTTCTTTTCCTGTCCCCGTCTCCCCCAGAATCAGGACGGTGCTGTCGCTGGCGGCCACCATTTCCACCTGTTCCAACACCTGACGGATCGCCGCACTGCGGCCAATAATTTCACCGAAGGCTTCTCCCCCGACGCTTTGGGTATGCTCGGTAAGCTGCTCCGTCAGATAGAAATTTTCATGGATCAGGCTGTCTTTCAGACGGGTAATCTGCTCATACGCCAGCGCGTTATCCAGGGCAATAGCAATTCGCGCCGCAATCTGACGCAGCAATTTCATGTCCGCCTTGCTGACCGGTAAATCGCCGCCGTGCGCCAGCTCCAGCACGCCCAACACGCGATTACCAAACGCCAGCGGCAGCAGACAGGCATGCTTCAGGCCACCGTCAAACCACTGCGCCAGATAGCACGGATGCTCCGGCGAATTCAGCCCGTCGTCTCGATGGATTAACAGAACGTCGTTGTTCCGCATCACGGCCTCCGCCCGCGTCTCCGACAGCCTGAGCGCGCCCTCGTCCAAATGCGGCGAGCGCCCGGCACAATAATGCGTAGCGAAATATTTAAGGGTTTTATCGTCGTCATCGCTGTCGCGTAATGCCAGCGCGACGAAATCAATACCGAAAAAACGGTGAATTTCCTTAGAAACTTCCTGCGCCAGCGCTTTCAGCTCCAGCTTGGAAATGACGGTATTGGTCACATCGACCAGAACGCGGAAGTGATCGCGTTCGTGGCGCAAGCGCTCTGCCTCAAGCCGGGCTTGCTCACGTTCGCTGATATTCTCCAGCGCCAGCGTAATCACATCGGTAAGGGCCTGAAAGAAAGCGATCTCGCTGTCATCGAACCGGCTTCCGTCCGTTTTGATGAATTCGACGCCGCCCATTGCACGCTGCGGCGTCAACAGGGGAAACTGACAGTAGTCGCTGAGTCCGGCATAGTCGGGCTGGCCCATCAGATGGGCGAAATCGCGCTGGAAATGTACCCGGTCGCAGCGCAACGGCGAATGGGTATGCCATACCACCCCGCCCGGCCCATCCAATAACAGGAAGGTGTCTTCGCTGCAAAGCGTTTTATTTGCCTTGCGATCACGGCGGTAAAGCAACGTTTGGTTATGAAGCGGATCGATCAGCAGCAGATTGACGCGCCCGAATCGCACTACTGAAAAAGACAGGCTGTCCAGCACCTCCAGCAGCGCCTCGATGCTGCGCTGTTTCAGCAAGGTTTGTGACACCTTCAACAGGGCATCCTGCCATAGAATCGACAACCGTGAAGGGAGGTCTGTCCGTTGTATCACCATAACCACCGCAATAATGTCAACATGATCGTCAGGGAGATATAGTGTAAAGAGTAACGAACTGAAATCCTATGTCGTCATGCCGATAGCTTGATCTGAATCGTTATTACCCCGAAGAATAGTCAAAAAAGCGATAACTATTATTAGCAATAACGGTCGTTTTATCGCGTGATAAAAGACCGCCGGAAAGCGGAAATTTCCTCCGACTTCCCCATCTGGTGAAAATATTCTCATCCCCTGCAAAGCAAAAAAGGACTACAAAATTGAAACAAAAATATTACAAGTCAGCTATGAATTTTCAGCAAATAGAATTTCCTCTAAATACGATCACCAATAAATTAAATATTATTAGCAATAAACAGATATATTTATTGAATAAAATCACAACAATACCCATCCATAAAAATGATTAGAATTCAAACCAAACCGGATTTTTAAAATTAAAGTAACCAAAAGTGTCAAGCGGGGCAAACTGAATATCACCTTGTTCAAAATATGCACGATTTAATCCCTGAGGAAAATTATTTCTCCCCCCCGCCCACTCAAGGCAACCTGACAAGAAAAACAATAACTAACTGTTTTTAAAAATTAATTCAAATCAAAACCAACACATTTCAGCCGGTCTCAATTTCATATTGAATTACCTATTAACGTTCATTTTTACATGACAAAATTCGCTATTACCCGCGCAAAACAGAAAAAAATAAATGTAAAATGTTCGAATCGTTGTAATATCGGCATCGCAGACACAGCATCCCAATAACAGATCAGGGCGATAAGTTCGGTGTGGTCAATTTATAAACACCGTCTTGTCCTGATCACACTGCAATAATATTGTGCTGCCCGAATGAATTCACCAACATGAGGTTAATATGCAAAGGCAGAAGTTACTTATACAAATACTCATCGCTATCTTATTAGGCGTACTCATTGGATGGGCATGCCATCAATACCTCGACGCAGAACGCGCAAAAGAAATCGCGTCTTACTTCAATATGATCACTGACATATTCCTTCGTCTTATCAAGATGATCATTGCGCCATTGGTATTTTCAACGCTGGTTTCCGGTCTGGTGAGCATGGGCAAATCCGCCGCAGTCGGCCGCATCGGGATGAAAGCGATGATTTGGTTCGTCACCGCGTCTTTCCTCTCACTGCTCATCGGGTTGATGCTGGCCAACTTCTTCCAGCCCGGCGCAGGCATGAATCTGGAGATCCCAGACGCCGCCCCTGTCGCCACCGGCCTGAACACCGATGGATTTTCGCTTAAAAGCTTCATCAGCCACATCTTCCCGAAAAGCATTGTGGAAGCGATGGCCAACAACGAAATTCTGCAAATTCTGATCTTCTCGCTGTTCTTCGGCTCTGCCCTCGCCTACGTCAAACACCATAACAAACAGGCGACGACCATCATTTCGATGATTGAAGAACTGGCCAAAGTGATGTTCCGTGTGACCGACTACGTCATGGCGTTGGCACCGATCGCCGCCTTCGCTGCCATTGCCTCCGCCATCACAACTCAGGGTCTGGGTTTGATTTATGACTTCGGTAAACTGATTGGCGTGTTCTATCTGGGTCTGGCGCTGCTGTGGCTGGCCCTGTTCTCAGTCGGCTATGCGTTTTTAGGCAAAGCAATCGTTAAACTGGCAAAACTGATTCGCGAACCCACCACGCTGGCCTTCGCCACCGCCAGTAGCGAGTCCGCTTATCCGAAAACCATGGAGGCGCTGACCAAATTCGGCGTACCGAAAAAAATCACCAGCTTCGTGCTGCCGCTGGGCTACTCTTTCAACCTTGATGGTTCAATGATGTATCAATCCTTTGCGATTCTGTTTATCGCGCAGGCATACAACATCGACCTGAGCCTGACCCAGCAGATTCTGATTCTGTTGACCCTGATGATCACCAGTAAAGGTATGGCGGGTGTGGCGCGCGCTGCGGTGGTGGTGGTCGCGGCAACTTTACCCATGTTCAACCTGCCGGAAGCCGGTATCCTGCTGATTATCGGTATTGACCAGTTCCTGGATATGGGCCGTACCGCAACCAACGTGATTGGCAACAGTATCTCTACCGCTGTCGTGGCAAGTATGGAAAAAGACGCTCATGACGACAAAAAGGAGAGCGAAGCGCCATCCGCCTCCTATGATGAACCTCAGACCACTCGCTCCACCTGATGGTCTGAACGGACTATCTGGCGGCCGCATGACCGCCAGATAGTCCGCCGGCAACACCGCCAACTCCCATTGCTATCCCGCCGCTTTCGGATTAATGCTGTAACGCTTTCATATCTCGCCAGAATTTTTCTGACGCCATATTCAGCCTGGCATGCAGTCGGTAAAGGTATACCCCCATGCTCAATACCGCGCTTGCCCTATCAAGAATCACCAGTTCATGACCTTCCAGCTCTTCTTTACTGGAATAGTCCGGCAACCATGCAATGCCATAACCGCTTTTGGTCATTCGCTTCATGAAGACTGTGAAATATTTTTTCTCGGCGGCGCGAGTAAAACGGCGTTACTCCTCCAGCGCGATAAAATCGTAAAGCCACTTTGTCTCAATATGATTCAGCATGATGTTTCACTCGTTTTATTCTGGATCACCAAATCAAGGCAACGGCAGAGAACTATATTGACGCGACGGAAGAACTGCTCAAGAAAACGGTTTAGTGGTATTTTTCTCATGATCACCAACGCGACATCATCGTCTGAAAAACCTAATCGCAGCCGGTATCTCCTCACTCATTTGAATAGCAGAAAGGTGATACGGATATTAGAAATATAATACTCAGGTGATCGGTCAATACTCATCCGTTGCATGAGCATGAGCATGAGCATGAGCATCGTCCATGATTCCATCCTGATGGTGGTCATACTGACCATTTATTGTCAGCCATTGCAAAAAATCTCGACAGATTGCACATTCTCTCACCGAACTGTTCAAAATTATCGTTTCCGCCTTTGACATGCGCTACATGCCCCGTTATGATGCGCCCCGTTCACACGATTCCTCTGTAGTTCAGTCGGTAGAACGGCGGACTGTTAATCCGTATGTCACTGGTTCGAGTCCAGTCAGAGGAGCCATTTTCCTGTTTTCATGCATCCTTACGAATCCCTATTTGTACATTAATTCAACAGGTTAGCGTGAAAATCCTTCCCGATGCGTTTCTAGTTTTCCCTGCGCATCGGGAAAAAATGGTGGTCAGATTTGGGGTCAAGTTGGTTCGATGACGGAGTGACCCCCAAATGTCTCTTAACGACTCAAAAATCCGCAACTTAAAATCATCCGCTAAACCCTTCAAAGTTTCCGATTCTCACGGCCTGTACCTTTTGGTCAATCCCGGCGGTTCACGTCTCTGGTATCTCAAATATCGTATCGACGGCAAAGAGTCCCGTCTCGGTTTAGGCGCTTATCCTAATGTATCGCTGGCCGATGCCCGGCAACAGCGTGACGGCATCCGCAAGATGCTGGCGCAGAATATCAATCCGGCGCAACAACGTGCCGCTGAGCAGGCAGCGCGTTCACCGGTTAAGAATTTCAAGACTGTGGCGCTGGGTTGGCATAAAAGCAATAAAACATGGTCGGAGAACCATGCCGCCCGCCTGCTTGCTAAATAACTTATATGGACACCGACCCAGAGCAAGTACGGGCAGACCGTCGATCTGCTCAACGTTAAAAATGATGAATGTTTTCAGCATCGGGATATATTCGATTTCCCCGGCATCGTTTTCCTTCTCCTGCGTGGAATAGAAAATAGCGGTTGTGCCCTGCTCCCCTTTGCGCGCCTGCCCGCCTTCCGCTTGCGCCTGCTTGTCGGTCATCAATCGTGAGTCGCTGAATCCCTGTTCTGACGCACTGCACCACAGCAACATGATATTCATCCCGCTGTAAGAAGCGCCAGTCGCTTAATTTGAAGGTAATCCTGACATGCCAGCCCCCGCAGCCACGGTCAAGACCACGTCTTAACGCCTGCTTCAAGTGCAGAAATGATGTTGTCAGTGACGGTCTGATAAATATTGGTTTGGGTTATGGAAAATTTCGTTTTTGAGGCGCCTGACTACTCCAGCGGGGATACGCTGGTCGCCGCTGCGATGTTAGGAGAGCTTGTTCGGGTGGTATGCAGGGAAATCGTCATGGTTTTTTTTCCGTCAGTGGTGTGATTTTCGTCTTCGTATCGCCTGACAGTTCGCTTTACCGGCATCGTTCTGGCCCGCAAGGGCGCAGCATGCGTGCTATTTCCCCTTGCGGGGGCGGGTTGTGCCAGGAAACGATTAACCGGAAGCAGATACGGGAACGGAAAGCACACCGGAGAAAAAACTG
This is a stretch of genomic DNA from Brenneria rubrifaciens. It encodes these proteins:
- a CDS encoding methyl-accepting chemotaxis protein; the protein is MSFLKNTSIRVVVLIIVALLLIIWGVAAGFHFYSLNQVSNLLDKSELQKKTYAQLLHGNDQRFQSVTHMERAMNYLQNDDPENARKSLETAQVAINNVRGAMESFMSSDHIGVGRSTVDSLNKTWSSLMTSVIEPMNNALLRNDITAFRQLFRSVYPQLSQSFSNEVKRYTDEVTASSLIPLVNNHNRNNQNMMIGVMIAGLLLLLFTEFYLKNYLVKPIGMMKSNLAQLTDGQLGVEFDEFGQNCAGRLVPDIKRLQKSLRDTVQVIRQGAAQISSGTSHIKEGNEDLSSRTEQQAAALQQTAASMEQISSTVKQTTDHVHHARGLVQNAADIAQQGGKISDSVMETMENIRASSHKISDITSVINSIAFQTNILALNAAVEAARAGEQGRGFAVVAGEVRILAQRSAQAAKEIEALIAESVSRVAEGAERVKQSGDATALMINAISKVNDLITEIAAATDEQTRGITQISQAVHEMDSVTQQNAALVVEAAEAAAQLDIQTSELRAAVEVFNLEGDDDATLSHSPDSAGLKRPVMVSNTAHLLSAGGRHDDNWEKF
- a CDS encoding 4Fe-4S binding protein, with protein sequence MNRFVIADSRKCIGCRTCEVACVLAHGDGKTASLSPEHFSPRLKVVKGLHVSTTIQCRQCEDAPCANVCPSGAIIHADDCIQVRQENCIGCKTCVVACPYGAMTVISKPVARISHHQVLGNCVKAEAQKCDLCAGRAAGPACIEVCPTKALHMISHDDIQAMIQQKQRRAAFDEAAGMQF
- the fdhF gene encoding formate dehydrogenase subunit alpha, which gives rise to MQKVITVCPYCGSGCKINLLVENGKVVGAEGANGVTNEGELCLKGYYGWDFLNDTKLLTPRLKQPLIRRRKGAPFEAVSWDQAIEFASSRLKAIKEKYGAESIMHTGSSRGPGNETNYVMQKFARAVTGNNNIDCCARVCHGPSVAGLQVTLGNGAMSNSICEIEHTECILVFGYNAADSHPIVARRILKAKERGAKIIVCDPRHIETARIADLWLPLKNGSNMALVNAFANVLINEGLYNKEYVARHTEGFETYCEIVANYTPEYVAAITGLAPALIRDAMRMYAAAPSATILWGMGVTQWGQGVDVVKGLSGLALLTGNLGRPNVGVGPVRGQNNVQGACDMGALPNMFPGYQNVTDHEVLDKFAKAWGVTSLSDKIGYSLTDVPHKIKEGKIRANYVMGEDPLQTEPDLSMMRQAFSELELLIVQDIFMTKTASVADVILPATSWGEHEGVYSAADRGFQRFYKAVEPQGDVKPDWEIISLMATALGYPMHYNNTQEIWDELRHLCPLYYGATYEKMAGLGYVPWPCATEDSPGTPWLYEGNQFDRPGGKGLLFATEWRPPMELVDEDYPLVLCTVREVGHYSCRSMTGNCTALQTLADEPGYVQVNPEDAERIGLRDQQLTWVSSRRGKVITRVSVSERVNKGAVYMTYQWWIGACNELTLDHLDPISKTPEYKYCAVRLEAIEDQQAAENYVQQEYSELKARLRRAAEEIS
- the flhA gene encoding formate hydrogenlyase transcriptional activator FlhA, with the translated sequence MVIQRTDLPSRLSILWQDALLKVSQTLLKQRSIEALLEVLDSLSFSVVRFGRVNLLLIDPLHNQTLLYRRDRKANKTLCSEDTFLLLDGPGGVVWHTHSPLRCDRVHFQRDFAHLMGQPDYAGLSDYCQFPLLTPQRAMGGVEFIKTDGSRFDDSEIAFFQALTDVITLALENISEREQARLEAERLRHERDHFRVLVDVTNTVISKLELKALAQEVSKEIHRFFGIDFVALALRDSDDDDKTLKYFATHYCAGRSPHLDEGALRLSETRAEAVMRNNDVLLIHRDDGLNSPEHPCYLAQWFDGGLKHACLLPLAFGNRVLGVLELAHGGDLPVSKADMKLLRQIAARIAIALDNALAYEQITRLKDSLIHENFYLTEQLTEHTQSVGGEAFGEIIGRSAAIRQVLEQVEMVAASDSTVLILGETGTGKELIARAIHRLSPRNAHRMVKMNCAAIPSGLLESDLFGHEKGAFTGASSQRQGRFELADKSTLFLDEVGDIPLELQPKLLRVLQEREIERLGGNKVIPVDVRLIAATNRDLKQMVADREYRSDLYYRLNVFPIVIPPLRERPEDIPLLVKFFTRKIARRMNRTIDSIPSEMLRQLSKRPWPGNVRELENVIERAVILTRGTTLNLQLAELQPDLSPLETLKPSPVAVQDAPVAPTAREDDGDESERQRIIRVLRETNGIVAGPKGAAAKLGLKRTTLLSRMQRMGISVKAIEDME
- a CDS encoding dicarboxylate/amino acid:cation symporter, producing MQRQKLLIQILIAILLGVLIGWACHQYLDAERAKEIASYFNMITDIFLRLIKMIIAPLVFSTLVSGLVSMGKSAAVGRIGMKAMIWFVTASFLSLLIGLMLANFFQPGAGMNLEIPDAAPVATGLNTDGFSLKSFISHIFPKSIVEAMANNEILQILIFSLFFGSALAYVKHHNKQATTIISMIEELAKVMFRVTDYVMALAPIAAFAAIASAITTQGLGLIYDFGKLIGVFYLGLALLWLALFSVGYAFLGKAIVKLAKLIREPTTLAFATASSESAYPKTMEALTKFGVPKKITSFVLPLGYSFNLDGSMMYQSFAILFIAQAYNIDLSLTQQILILLTLMITSKGMAGVARAAVVVVAATLPMFNLPEAGILLIIGIDQFLDMGRTATNVIGNSISTAVVASMEKDAHDDKKESEAPSASYDEPQTTRST